The Larus michahellis chromosome 2, bLarMic1.1, whole genome shotgun sequence genome window below encodes:
- the NACAD gene encoding NAC-alpha domain-containing protein 1 isoform X1 — MPGESIPSQGLGGLEKENGMPEGSEAAPPPAGGPPPLPTKEEARPQPEGASCDPGPPPAAAATAAAPLDTRIVMGEETRSPAAPPELRGGPAVPCPFPAPTKDIPPPQHHRQGAEPPHPVRPPPPAANLDPDLFFTAPSTPVRVGGSRLLPPPPEEQTDGESEGLCSPPTSPSGSYMTAEGGSWGGSSGTASTSPSCSPNLVAEAEAMAVAEEEEEGDAMMGVDAMMEVNAMAVLPMEPPEEEEDGPFAPPGDDDEEEEEEDEDGQTPEEDEEEEWGVSEDAGLIPAALLPFRGSLLFQAEAVEIAPLPPAAAAPLPRSAQEDEEEEEEEEEEEEEEEGGSTSASFLRSLSETSITEGVDESFAFRDDTSASSDSAAYDGEEDERLYGTERHALGAEGGPPAARTPPHGGVELHLHAGMAPATSASPEESPRHHHGQELVATTEEERDGSETPPAPSGEGGMEPDGAFLTSSSSSEAEEASAPEHGVPMGCPQPELPQVPEEAMAGVEEEPVVKDESITEMVAVGSILQLPGLCSGEPCDPQTHGLGEDNVTPANGEPQGSHGSDGDDDGDGDDDDGDSDHELGTVRGGSNETASTDGHEELDTVATDLVASVMPSPLATDLVASVTPSPPAPVATDLVPSLMPSPLAADLVASVTPSLPAPVATDLVASVMSSPVATDVVASLTPSPPATDVVASLTPSPPAPVATDVVASLTPSPPAPVATDVVASLTPSPPATDLVASVTASPPAPVATDVVASLTPSPPATDLVASVTASPPAPVATDVVASLTPSPPATDLVASVTASLPAPVATDVVASLTPSPPATDLVASVMASPPAPVATDLVASLTPSLPATDLVASVMASPPAPVATDLVASLTPSLPATDLVASVMASPPAPVATDLVPSVMPSPLAADPVTSVTLTPSATVATDPVPLMAPIPPDEVATDPVPSMTPIPPDELATVATDPVPSMTPIPPDELATVATDPVPSMTPIPPDELATVATDLAPPVTSILPDGVAALSPGHAHQELVDAVASTSESPEPAATPCPPEPVARPPGDAGEAPEEWADATASSEESSPELLETSRSRTDSSFFTAPEDSAGEMAVPPRPPSSEEEEEEEEEEEEDAARRCLALCLPPSPPAVPPTLFTASEREVYVGVPPAPLELLQPPGAFSESEAAWEDRQRVAVMLRGSFGDLPAPRQPPRSPEPPEVPVEPPPQPQGPPEDEGTEEPPAPHEPPTPWLGDETAGDTDAKVPGDGGPPSPPSEPLAPPGQQEEEEAMAGAASSPQPSQGGDAQPEPPQEPAGEAAPPEPPSPPPAPCPPPLPELSQVPPLAATAPSPPSSPGPDRAHGPRDTSGLPAGEEHPSVLPPSRKHLEAPQPSPRKEKEPRGRQAGAGGRGPPRGSLQSESSSSSEGDAPEPCPDIQRLREAAGIALRQDKQPPAPRRCEANHKGSCNESESNDESIPELEEPEGSEPPPAQTQAQLTHSLGTGEETVSKAKQSRSEKKARKAMSKLGLRQIHGVTRITIRKSKNILFVITKPDVFKSPASDIYIVFGEAKIEDLSQQVHKAAAEKFKVPMEHSPLITETAPTLTIKEESEEEEEVDETGLEVRDIELVMAQANVSRPKAVRALRHNNNDIVNAIMELTM, encoded by the exons ATGCCCGGAGAATCCATCCCCAGCCAGGGTTTGGGGGGATTGGAGAAGGAAAACGGGATGCCGGAGGGATCGGAGGCAG cccccccgccggccggcggccccccgccgctgcccaccAAGGAGGAGGCTCGCCCGCAGCCCGAGGGGGCCAGCTGCgaccccggcccccccccggccgctgctgccaccgccgccgcccccctggACACCCGCATCGTCATGGGCGAGGAGACCcgctcccccgctgccccccccgaGCTGCGGGGGGGTCCCGCCGTGCCTTGTCCCTTCCCCGCTCCCACCAAAGACatcccccccccgcagcaccaCCGCCAAGGGGCCGAACCCCCCCATCCCGTCAGACCCCCCCCACCCGCTGCCAACCTGGACCCCGATCTCTTCTTCACCGCCCCCTCCACCCCCgtcagggtgggggggtcccggttACTGCCGCCCCCCCCCGAGGAGCAGACGGACGGGGAGAGCgaggggctctgctcccccccgACCTCCCCCTCCGGCTCCTACATGACGGCGgaggggggcagctggggggggtcctCCGGCACCGCCAGCAcctccccgtcctgctccccCAACCTGGTGGCTGAGGCCGAAGCCATGGCGGTGGccgaggaggaagaagagggcgACGCCATGATGGGGGTGGACGCCATGATGGAGGTCAACGCCATGGCGGTGCTGCCCATGGAGccccccgaggaggaggaagatgggcCCTTCGCCCCGCCGGgggatgatgatgaggaggaggaggaggaggatgaagatgggCAGACGccggaggaggatgaagaggaggaatggGGGGTGTCGGAGGACGCGGGGCTGATCCCGGCGGCCCTGCTGCCCTTCCGCGGCAGCCTCCTCTTCCAGGCGGAGGCGGTGGAGatcgccccgctgccccccgccgccgccgcccccctgccccgctccgcccaggaggatgaggaggaggaagaagaagaagaggaggaggaggaggaagaggaaggcggCAGCACCTCGGCCTCCTTCCTGCGCTCCCTCTCCGAGACCTCCATCACTGAGGGGGTGGACGAGTCCTTCGCCTTCCGCGACGACACCTCGGCCTCCTCCGACTCGGCCGCCTACGACGGGGAGGAGGACGAGCGGCTCTACGGCACCGAGCGCCATGCCCTGGGGGCCGAGGGggggccccccgccgcccgcactCCCCCCCACGGCGGCGTCGAGCTCCACCTTCACGCCGGCATGGCTCCGGCCACCTCGGCCTCGCCGGAGGAGTCCCCCCGGCACCACCACGGCCAGGAGCTGGTGGCCACCACGGAGGAGGAGCGGGATGGCAGCGAGACCCCCCCGGCGCCTTCCGGAGAAGGCGGCATGGAGCCGGATGgcgccttcctcacctcctcttcctcctcggaGGCGGAGGAGGCCTCAGCCCCGGAGCacggtgtccccatggggtgtccccagccGGAGCTCCCCCAGGTCCCAGAGGAGGCGATGGCGGGTGTCGAGGAGGAGCCGGTGGTGAAGGATGAATCCATCACGGAGATGGtggccgttggcagcatcctgcAGCTCCCCGGACTCTGCTCCGGGGAGCCCTGTGACCCCCAAACCCATGGGCTGGGGGAGGACAACGTGACACCGGCCAACGGGGAGCCCCAGGGCAGCCATGGGAGTGACGGTGACGATGATGGTGACGGTGACGATGATGATGGTGACAGCGACCATGAGCTTGGCACTGTGAGAGGGGGGAGCAACGAGACAGCATCCACCGATGGCCATGAGGAGTTGGACACTGTGGCCACTGACCTGGTGGCATCAGTAATGCCCAGCCCACTGGCCACTGACCTGGTGGCATCAGTGACGCCCAGCCCGCCGGCCCCTGTGGCCACTGACCTGGTGCCATCGTTGATGCCCAGCCCACTGGCCGCTGACCTGGTGGCATCAGTGACGCCCAGCCTGCCGGCCCCTGTGGCCACCGACCTGGTGGCATCAGTGATGTCCAGCCCAGTGGCAACTGACGTGGTGGCATCGTTGACGCCTAGCCCGCCGGCCACTGACGTGGTGGCATCGTTGACGCCTAGCCCGCCGGCCCCTGTGGCCACTGACGTGGTGGCATCGTTGACGCCTAGCCCGCCGGCCCCTGTGGCCACTGACGTGGTGGCATCGTTGACGCCTAGCCCGCCGGCTACCGACCTGGTGGCATCAGTGACGGCCAGCCCGCCAGCCCCTGTGGCCACTGACGTGGTGGCATCGTTGACGCCTAGCCCGCCAGCTACCGACCTGGTGGCATCAGTGACGGCCAGCCCGCCAGCCCCTGTGGCCACTGACGTGGTGGCATCGTTGACGCCTAGCCCGCCGGCTACCGACCTGGTGGCATCAGTGACGGCCAGCCTGCCAGCCCCTGTGGCCACTGACGTGGTGGCATCGTTGACGCCTAGCCCGCCGGCTACCGACCTGGTGGCATCAGTGATGGCCAGCCCGCCGGCCCCTGTGGCTACTGACCTGGTGGCATCGTTGACGCCTAGCCTGCCGGCTACTGACCTGGTGGCATCAGTGATGGCCAGCCCGCCGGCCCCTGTGGCCACTGACCTGGTGGCATCGTTGACGCCTAGCCTGCCGGCTACCGACCTGGTGGCATCAGTGATGGCCAGCCCGCCAGCCCCTGTGGCCACCGACCTGGTGCCATCAGTGATGCCCAGCCCGCTGGCTGCCGACCCGGTGACATCAGTGACACTCACCCCGTCAGCCACCGTGGCCACCGACCCGGTGCCATTGATGGCGCCCATCCCACCAGACGAGGTGGCCACTGACCCGGTGCCATCGATGACGCCCATCCCACCAGACGAGCTGGCCACCGTGGCCACTGACCCGGTGCCATCGATGACGCCCATCCCACCAGACGAGCTGGCCACCGTGGCCACTGACCCGGTGCCATCGATGACGCCCATCCCACCAGACGAGCTGGCCACTGTGGCCACCGACCTGGCGCCACCGGTGACATCCATCCTGCCGGACGGCGTGGCAGCACTGTCCCCAGGCCATGCCCACCAGGAGCTGGTGGACGCGGTGGCCTCAACCAGCGAGTCCCCGGAGCCAGCGGCGACCCCGTGTCCCCCGGAGCCCGTGGCACGTCCCCCTGGGGACGCCGGCGAAGCCCCCGAGGAGTGGGCCGATGCCACCGCTTCCTCCGAGGAATCGTCCCCGGAGCTGCTGGAGACCTCCCGCTCCCGCACCGACTCCAGCTTCTTCACCGCCCCCGAGGACAGCGCGGGGGAGATGGccgtcccccccagacccccgtcctccgaggaggaggaggaagaagaggaggaggaggaggaggatgctgcccGCCGCTGCCTGgccctctgcctgcccccctcgccccccgccgtgccccccacGCTCTTCACCGCCTCGGAGCGGGAGGTGTAcgtgggggtccccccggcccccctggaACTGCTCCAACCACCCGGTGCCTTTTCGGAGAGCGAGGCGGCCTGGGAGGACCGCCAACGGGTCGCCGTCATGTTACGGGGCTCCTTCGGGGACCTGCCGGCCCCCCGACAGCCCCCCAGGTCCCCCGAGCCCCCCGAGGTGCCGGTGGAACCACCCCCCCAGCCGCAGGGACCCCCCGAGGATGAGGGGACGGAggagcccccggccccccacgAGCCCCCGACCCCTTGGTTGGGCGATGAGACTGCTGGGGACACCGATGCCAAAGTCCCAGGGGATGGTggccccccgagcccccccagcgagcccctggccccccccgggcagcaggaggaagaggaggccatGGCGGGGGCGGCgtccagcccccagcccagccaagggggggatgctcagcccgAGCCCCCCCAGGAGCCGGCGGGGGAAgcagccccccccgagccccccagcccgccgccggccccctgccctcctccgcTCCCCGAACTCAGCCAAGTGCCTCCGCTCGCCGCCACCGCGCCCTCCCCGCCATCGTCACCCGGCCCGGATCGGGCCCACGGCCCCCGGGACACCTCAGGGCTCCCCGCCGGCGAGGAGCATCCCTCCGTCCTGCCGCCGTCCAGGAAGCACCTTGAGG ccccccagccctccccacgcaAGGAGAAGGAGCCCCGTGGGCGGcaggcgggggcgggcgggcgggggcccccccgggggtccctgcaGTCGGAATCGAGCTCCTCCAGCGAGGGGGACGCCCCGGAGCCCTGCCCCGACATCCAGCGCCTGCGGGAAGCCGCCGGCATCGCCCTGCGCCAGGAcaagcagcccccggccccccgccgctgcGAGGCCAACCATAAAG GGTCGTGTAACGAGTCGGAGAGTAACGACGAATCCATCCCGGAGCTGGAGGAGCCGGAGGGCTCGGAGCCGCCGCCGGCCCAGACCCAG GCGCAGCTCACCCACTCGCTGGGCACCGGGGAGGAGACCGTCAGCAAGGCCAAGCAGAGCCGGAGTGAGAAGAAGGCCAGGAAG GCCATGTCCAAGCTGGGGCTGCGGCAGATCCACGGCGTCACCCGCATCACCATCCGCAAGTCCAAGAACATCCTCTTCGTCATCACCAAACCCGACGTCTTCAAGAGCCCCGCGTCCGACATCTACATCGTCTTTGGGGAAGCCAAG atCGAGGACCTGTCGCAGCAAGTGCACAAGGCGGCGGCGGAGAAGTTCAAGGTGCCCATGGAGCACTCGCCCCTCATCACGGAGACGGCCCCCACCCTCACCATCAAGGAggagagcgaggaggaggaggag GTGGACGAGACGGGGCTGGAGGTGAGGGACATCGAGCTGGTGATGGCCCAAGCCAACGTCTCGCGCCCCAAAGCCGTGCGGGCGCTTCGGCACAACAACAACGACATCGTCAACGCCATCATG GAGCTGACCATGTAg
- the NACAD gene encoding NAC-alpha domain-containing protein 1 isoform X2 has protein sequence MLGLVLELGPGCSCPMDPSLGAPAPPPAGGPPPLPTKEEARPQPEGASCDPGPPPAAAATAAAPLDTRIVMGEETRSPAAPPELRGGPAVPCPFPAPTKDIPPPQHHRQGAEPPHPVRPPPPAANLDPDLFFTAPSTPVRVGGSRLLPPPPEEQTDGESEGLCSPPTSPSGSYMTAEGGSWGGSSGTASTSPSCSPNLVAEAEAMAVAEEEEEGDAMMGVDAMMEVNAMAVLPMEPPEEEEDGPFAPPGDDDEEEEEEDEDGQTPEEDEEEEWGVSEDAGLIPAALLPFRGSLLFQAEAVEIAPLPPAAAAPLPRSAQEDEEEEEEEEEEEEEEEGGSTSASFLRSLSETSITEGVDESFAFRDDTSASSDSAAYDGEEDERLYGTERHALGAEGGPPAARTPPHGGVELHLHAGMAPATSASPEESPRHHHGQELVATTEEERDGSETPPAPSGEGGMEPDGAFLTSSSSSEAEEASAPEHGVPMGCPQPELPQVPEEAMAGVEEEPVVKDESITEMVAVGSILQLPGLCSGEPCDPQTHGLGEDNVTPANGEPQGSHGSDGDDDGDGDDDDGDSDHELGTVRGGSNETASTDGHEELDTVATDLVASVMPSPLATDLVASVTPSPPAPVATDLVPSLMPSPLAADLVASVTPSLPAPVATDLVASVMSSPVATDVVASLTPSPPATDVVASLTPSPPAPVATDVVASLTPSPPAPVATDVVASLTPSPPATDLVASVTASPPAPVATDVVASLTPSPPATDLVASVTASPPAPVATDVVASLTPSPPATDLVASVTASLPAPVATDVVASLTPSPPATDLVASVMASPPAPVATDLVASLTPSLPATDLVASVMASPPAPVATDLVASLTPSLPATDLVASVMASPPAPVATDLVPSVMPSPLAADPVTSVTLTPSATVATDPVPLMAPIPPDEVATDPVPSMTPIPPDELATVATDPVPSMTPIPPDELATVATDPVPSMTPIPPDELATVATDLAPPVTSILPDGVAALSPGHAHQELVDAVASTSESPEPAATPCPPEPVARPPGDAGEAPEEWADATASSEESSPELLETSRSRTDSSFFTAPEDSAGEMAVPPRPPSSEEEEEEEEEEEEDAARRCLALCLPPSPPAVPPTLFTASEREVYVGVPPAPLELLQPPGAFSESEAAWEDRQRVAVMLRGSFGDLPAPRQPPRSPEPPEVPVEPPPQPQGPPEDEGTEEPPAPHEPPTPWLGDETAGDTDAKVPGDGGPPSPPSEPLAPPGQQEEEEAMAGAASSPQPSQGGDAQPEPPQEPAGEAAPPEPPSPPPAPCPPPLPELSQVPPLAATAPSPPSSPGPDRAHGPRDTSGLPAGEEHPSVLPPSRKHLEAPQPSPRKEKEPRGRQAGAGGRGPPRGSLQSESSSSSEGDAPEPCPDIQRLREAAGIALRQDKQPPAPRRCEANHKGSCNESESNDESIPELEEPEGSEPPPAQTQAQLTHSLGTGEETVSKAKQSRSEKKARKAMSKLGLRQIHGVTRITIRKSKNILFVITKPDVFKSPASDIYIVFGEAKIEDLSQQVHKAAAEKFKVPMEHSPLITETAPTLTIKEESEEEEEVDETGLEVRDIELVMAQANVSRPKAVRALRHNNNDIVNAIMELTM, from the exons ATGCTGGGTTTAGTGCTGGAGCTGGGTccgggctgctcctgccccatggACCCGTCCCTGGGGGCACCAg cccccccgccggccggcggccccccgccgctgcccaccAAGGAGGAGGCTCGCCCGCAGCCCGAGGGGGCCAGCTGCgaccccggcccccccccggccgctgctgccaccgccgccgcccccctggACACCCGCATCGTCATGGGCGAGGAGACCcgctcccccgctgccccccccgaGCTGCGGGGGGGTCCCGCCGTGCCTTGTCCCTTCCCCGCTCCCACCAAAGACatcccccccccgcagcaccaCCGCCAAGGGGCCGAACCCCCCCATCCCGTCAGACCCCCCCCACCCGCTGCCAACCTGGACCCCGATCTCTTCTTCACCGCCCCCTCCACCCCCgtcagggtgggggggtcccggttACTGCCGCCCCCCCCCGAGGAGCAGACGGACGGGGAGAGCgaggggctctgctcccccccgACCTCCCCCTCCGGCTCCTACATGACGGCGgaggggggcagctggggggggtcctCCGGCACCGCCAGCAcctccccgtcctgctccccCAACCTGGTGGCTGAGGCCGAAGCCATGGCGGTGGccgaggaggaagaagagggcgACGCCATGATGGGGGTGGACGCCATGATGGAGGTCAACGCCATGGCGGTGCTGCCCATGGAGccccccgaggaggaggaagatgggcCCTTCGCCCCGCCGGgggatgatgatgaggaggaggaggaggaggatgaagatgggCAGACGccggaggaggatgaagaggaggaatggGGGGTGTCGGAGGACGCGGGGCTGATCCCGGCGGCCCTGCTGCCCTTCCGCGGCAGCCTCCTCTTCCAGGCGGAGGCGGTGGAGatcgccccgctgccccccgccgccgccgcccccctgccccgctccgcccaggaggatgaggaggaggaagaagaagaagaggaggaggaggaggaagaggaaggcggCAGCACCTCGGCCTCCTTCCTGCGCTCCCTCTCCGAGACCTCCATCACTGAGGGGGTGGACGAGTCCTTCGCCTTCCGCGACGACACCTCGGCCTCCTCCGACTCGGCCGCCTACGACGGGGAGGAGGACGAGCGGCTCTACGGCACCGAGCGCCATGCCCTGGGGGCCGAGGGggggccccccgccgcccgcactCCCCCCCACGGCGGCGTCGAGCTCCACCTTCACGCCGGCATGGCTCCGGCCACCTCGGCCTCGCCGGAGGAGTCCCCCCGGCACCACCACGGCCAGGAGCTGGTGGCCACCACGGAGGAGGAGCGGGATGGCAGCGAGACCCCCCCGGCGCCTTCCGGAGAAGGCGGCATGGAGCCGGATGgcgccttcctcacctcctcttcctcctcggaGGCGGAGGAGGCCTCAGCCCCGGAGCacggtgtccccatggggtgtccccagccGGAGCTCCCCCAGGTCCCAGAGGAGGCGATGGCGGGTGTCGAGGAGGAGCCGGTGGTGAAGGATGAATCCATCACGGAGATGGtggccgttggcagcatcctgcAGCTCCCCGGACTCTGCTCCGGGGAGCCCTGTGACCCCCAAACCCATGGGCTGGGGGAGGACAACGTGACACCGGCCAACGGGGAGCCCCAGGGCAGCCATGGGAGTGACGGTGACGATGATGGTGACGGTGACGATGATGATGGTGACAGCGACCATGAGCTTGGCACTGTGAGAGGGGGGAGCAACGAGACAGCATCCACCGATGGCCATGAGGAGTTGGACACTGTGGCCACTGACCTGGTGGCATCAGTAATGCCCAGCCCACTGGCCACTGACCTGGTGGCATCAGTGACGCCCAGCCCGCCGGCCCCTGTGGCCACTGACCTGGTGCCATCGTTGATGCCCAGCCCACTGGCCGCTGACCTGGTGGCATCAGTGACGCCCAGCCTGCCGGCCCCTGTGGCCACCGACCTGGTGGCATCAGTGATGTCCAGCCCAGTGGCAACTGACGTGGTGGCATCGTTGACGCCTAGCCCGCCGGCCACTGACGTGGTGGCATCGTTGACGCCTAGCCCGCCGGCCCCTGTGGCCACTGACGTGGTGGCATCGTTGACGCCTAGCCCGCCGGCCCCTGTGGCCACTGACGTGGTGGCATCGTTGACGCCTAGCCCGCCGGCTACCGACCTGGTGGCATCAGTGACGGCCAGCCCGCCAGCCCCTGTGGCCACTGACGTGGTGGCATCGTTGACGCCTAGCCCGCCAGCTACCGACCTGGTGGCATCAGTGACGGCCAGCCCGCCAGCCCCTGTGGCCACTGACGTGGTGGCATCGTTGACGCCTAGCCCGCCGGCTACCGACCTGGTGGCATCAGTGACGGCCAGCCTGCCAGCCCCTGTGGCCACTGACGTGGTGGCATCGTTGACGCCTAGCCCGCCGGCTACCGACCTGGTGGCATCAGTGATGGCCAGCCCGCCGGCCCCTGTGGCTACTGACCTGGTGGCATCGTTGACGCCTAGCCTGCCGGCTACTGACCTGGTGGCATCAGTGATGGCCAGCCCGCCGGCCCCTGTGGCCACTGACCTGGTGGCATCGTTGACGCCTAGCCTGCCGGCTACCGACCTGGTGGCATCAGTGATGGCCAGCCCGCCAGCCCCTGTGGCCACCGACCTGGTGCCATCAGTGATGCCCAGCCCGCTGGCTGCCGACCCGGTGACATCAGTGACACTCACCCCGTCAGCCACCGTGGCCACCGACCCGGTGCCATTGATGGCGCCCATCCCACCAGACGAGGTGGCCACTGACCCGGTGCCATCGATGACGCCCATCCCACCAGACGAGCTGGCCACCGTGGCCACTGACCCGGTGCCATCGATGACGCCCATCCCACCAGACGAGCTGGCCACCGTGGCCACTGACCCGGTGCCATCGATGACGCCCATCCCACCAGACGAGCTGGCCACTGTGGCCACCGACCTGGCGCCACCGGTGACATCCATCCTGCCGGACGGCGTGGCAGCACTGTCCCCAGGCCATGCCCACCAGGAGCTGGTGGACGCGGTGGCCTCAACCAGCGAGTCCCCGGAGCCAGCGGCGACCCCGTGTCCCCCGGAGCCCGTGGCACGTCCCCCTGGGGACGCCGGCGAAGCCCCCGAGGAGTGGGCCGATGCCACCGCTTCCTCCGAGGAATCGTCCCCGGAGCTGCTGGAGACCTCCCGCTCCCGCACCGACTCCAGCTTCTTCACCGCCCCCGAGGACAGCGCGGGGGAGATGGccgtcccccccagacccccgtcctccgaggaggaggaggaagaagaggaggaggaggaggaggatgctgcccGCCGCTGCCTGgccctctgcctgcccccctcgccccccgccgtgccccccacGCTCTTCACCGCCTCGGAGCGGGAGGTGTAcgtgggggtccccccggcccccctggaACTGCTCCAACCACCCGGTGCCTTTTCGGAGAGCGAGGCGGCCTGGGAGGACCGCCAACGGGTCGCCGTCATGTTACGGGGCTCCTTCGGGGACCTGCCGGCCCCCCGACAGCCCCCCAGGTCCCCCGAGCCCCCCGAGGTGCCGGTGGAACCACCCCCCCAGCCGCAGGGACCCCCCGAGGATGAGGGGACGGAggagcccccggccccccacgAGCCCCCGACCCCTTGGTTGGGCGATGAGACTGCTGGGGACACCGATGCCAAAGTCCCAGGGGATGGTggccccccgagcccccccagcgagcccctggccccccccgggcagcaggaggaagaggaggccatGGCGGGGGCGGCgtccagcccccagcccagccaagggggggatgctcagcccgAGCCCCCCCAGGAGCCGGCGGGGGAAgcagccccccccgagccccccagcccgccgccggccccctgccctcctccgcTCCCCGAACTCAGCCAAGTGCCTCCGCTCGCCGCCACCGCGCCCTCCCCGCCATCGTCACCCGGCCCGGATCGGGCCCACGGCCCCCGGGACACCTCAGGGCTCCCCGCCGGCGAGGAGCATCCCTCCGTCCTGCCGCCGTCCAGGAAGCACCTTGAGG ccccccagccctccccacgcaAGGAGAAGGAGCCCCGTGGGCGGcaggcgggggcgggcgggcgggggcccccccgggggtccctgcaGTCGGAATCGAGCTCCTCCAGCGAGGGGGACGCCCCGGAGCCCTGCCCCGACATCCAGCGCCTGCGGGAAGCCGCCGGCATCGCCCTGCGCCAGGAcaagcagcccccggccccccgccgctgcGAGGCCAACCATAAAG GGTCGTGTAACGAGTCGGAGAGTAACGACGAATCCATCCCGGAGCTGGAGGAGCCGGAGGGCTCGGAGCCGCCGCCGGCCCAGACCCAG GCGCAGCTCACCCACTCGCTGGGCACCGGGGAGGAGACCGTCAGCAAGGCCAAGCAGAGCCGGAGTGAGAAGAAGGCCAGGAAG GCCATGTCCAAGCTGGGGCTGCGGCAGATCCACGGCGTCACCCGCATCACCATCCGCAAGTCCAAGAACATCCTCTTCGTCATCACCAAACCCGACGTCTTCAAGAGCCCCGCGTCCGACATCTACATCGTCTTTGGGGAAGCCAAG atCGAGGACCTGTCGCAGCAAGTGCACAAGGCGGCGGCGGAGAAGTTCAAGGTGCCCATGGAGCACTCGCCCCTCATCACGGAGACGGCCCCCACCCTCACCATCAAGGAggagagcgaggaggaggaggag GTGGACGAGACGGGGCTGGAGGTGAGGGACATCGAGCTGGTGATGGCCCAAGCCAACGTCTCGCGCCCCAAAGCCGTGCGGGCGCTTCGGCACAACAACAACGACATCGTCAACGCCATCATG GAGCTGACCATGTAg